TGCACACTCTGTTgttgtctatgcttgttgaatttagttttcttgctgagtcttggctcacgagtgctacgtggtgcaggtaaaggcaagagaaagctggaccaaccatgagttggagagccttgggggtggtgtgtacatcagcagctgctcgaccgccacagtcaAGGGATTTACAAGGACCAGAGCCAAAATTTATGTTTTGCCATTTAGGGTGGCTGtagttgtattaacttttgagggttgttatCACCATGtgaacattatttttgggatcccatgtatcaaactcttattttaatgaaagtcaaccattttatgatcaaaatcttttaaccctaacctgtcagttgactttagaaacacatttatgttcaaacgacttgattagcaactcTTGCACtattgtaaacacacagtgtaatggtcttagttacccagggcgttacatgacgCGCCTGACGTGTTTGTTCAAACACGTGTTTTAAGCTCTAATCCTATTTATTAGAtttaatgatgatgcctacactgtAAAATGGTTCTCatagagttttgatagacttgatcatTCTTTCGaatctctctctaacctttctagctctcaagatcataagttttctccacgaaattcataaagaaagtgcttgtctttgtgaatttcaagacttgttcaatcccaattctctTTCCTACTAGATAAAGCCTTAAGCATCCATTGAGGACTAGGAAATAGAGAACTTGGTTAACAATCCTCCTCatttataagccttggtttttTATTCTCATCATAGAAGAAGAAGTTTCAAGTGGTGTTCTAATTAAGGTTTGAAGCTTTCAAGAATATTCAAGAGTTTTATTCTACTACTAGGGTTGGCACATCTCTATCTCAATCTTTTCTTTGACTCTATCAAGTGCtattgtgtgtagattcttattattatggtggtgtaatctcactctctcccaacattAAATTTCTCTATTATATGAGATACATCATCATGGAAGAATCATCTCCAATTTCAGCTTTAAAATTTATgacacaagactttgttagattggatagatttgatgaaactaactttgttcattggcaagacaagattatgTTTTTGCTAACTACTCTCAAGGTGTTCTACATCCTAGACAAGGATCTAAATGTAATGCccaaaaatccctaataaggttaggaccttgattaggaggccaggagggtcataattgatttattacgatATTAAATGTTTATATGCAtatctatgtgaattatattataatatgatgttaaatgcatgcatgtcgGTCCACATTtcgttacaggggtgttttggtaatttggcccgttgagggcgtaattgtatattcgtGTGCATGTTGGTGACATGTTGTTGAGACCacgttataatgtggatttgttcgagctattcgacatgagatgatcatggaatattaattagtggtttagtcataacatgtttaagttcggggctcgggatgagtctcggcgtgattttaatgattagagcgttgctgggaatAAAATGGTAataagatatgaattattggtgtttgagaatagcgggaattggagagcgttaattatgattaacgagataggtggaaaataccaatttttcccttggaagcctttagaaacccttaattgacctaggggtattttggtcttttcacccctatgatagatatcagccattaaggctgtagaagcttgtcaaaaacagagcatctcttcctcttctcccgtaccctttttctttctttttctctttgaattttaaaGCTCTTCttgaggaaccaagctgggataagctagggttatgctccaccattgaagatggtgtgttgctgagattgaggtgagtttttagccattaaaactcttgcttttgctctattttcttagttaagtttcagctggtttttgagttggaaagttgggaatcgattagagttttggctagggttcttgtggttgtgatgcttggggaatgtgaggatggtttttgggttcatttagcATCAAAAATGGGGTTTTGAAGCATTGGAAttgagttagaattgaaggagtcgaaggaagagattTAAGGGGAATTCCTGGttgagggtagcgctacaacgcccatcagagggcgctatagcgctacacaggatttgttgggcggtttgggggttctgagtatagcgctggggcgctagggagcagcgttgtagcgctactctgttcctccataatcctgttttgagtgtttttaagggttttggctcggggtttcaatccttaaggctcgggatcgaatctactcaccgtgtgggtacattttggggtcccgagagtggggtttagatcaagaccctattattgttgattttcattaatcggagctGGTATTTGGtaatgactaggtgatcgctaaaggattaaggatcgatcgttctcaagggtcgttcttgtactaactctcgctcgaaccagaggtaagaaaaatgcaccccatatgtgacatgcatggttattcatgaggcatgttgagtgctctatatgcggacattgattgcattagaaatgcataagatacatgagattagggcatgggatgaatgttgattatgagattgatcagagcatgagtctctgtaattgtgcatgattataattatgcttttgattattGAATGAGCATGCCAAATtacttatatctgaatatttgacatatgatatatgtttgtttgtattacctaaatgaggaagcactgacttattagtcagggattggcaatggtgtcagtatcaactgtgaagctgtgacttattagtcaagttcgacagtggtactgggcactggtcacacagtgctgacttataagttaGGAACAACTTTAGCGTGCTCAACGCAAGCCAACGAAGATTAGCTCTAATCGACATCTTCATTGAATGACtcgaatgagcattaatgctggaccgaccttaagtttgatgaaaattaaaagtgcttgtctagtctaagggctagttaattagagccagagctagaaaggctaaggtgacctacatgtcacatggctaggagggtatgggacctccagagtgtgactcattagtcacctatacagagtgtgacttattagtcatccacatagagattgacttattagtcatctataccgagtgtgactcattagtcacttatacagggtatgactcattagtcatccatacagagattgactcattagtcatctatatagagtgtgactcattagtcacctagacagagatggactcattagtcttctacacagggtatgacttattagtcatctatatagagtgcGACTCataagtcacctatacagggtgtgactcataagtcacctatgcagggtgtgtctcattagtcacccactccgagattgacttactagtcatctattcaagaagcaggtcctcaaagaatgactcattagtcttctattccgatgcaggaccccataatcatttatttgaacttatttgcatgcatgatgaaagttattattgctaggcatgtgcattatgattcgatgacaggttattactgttcatgagcatgttgagttttcttgttggacttcggctcacgagtgctatgtggtgcaggtaaaggcaaaagaaagctggaccatccttgagttggagagcttaggtgacgacatgtacatatgcagctgctcgaccgccacggccgagggttaaaagaggaactagggtttaaccctattttgccgcttagatcggcctgttgtaaatattttcttgtaatatacctttaaattatatttttgggatcccaatgtatacagtaaacattataatgaaacgttacatcttaaccaaaatttttaatccctaaactgctaatcatacttagttacacaattttgcccaaatgactcgattagcgagtttagcactgtttacaaggcacccCATAACGGTtcttggagtttagggcgttacactaaatGTCATAGAACATGCTAAGGAGGATGACACTCAAGAAGTCATCAAAAAAAGGAAGAAATGTGAAGAACATGAACTaatatgtaggggtcacattcTCAATGCTCTTTCGGATCGGCTGTATGATCTCTACACTAATACAAAGACCgctaaggagatttgggaagcaTTGGAGAACAAATACAAagaggaagaaggtacaaagaaattctttattactcaatatatgaaaTTTAAGTTTTATGATGTGAAACTCTTTCTTCCCCAAATACATGAATTACAAATTATTGTAAATAAGCTACCTACCCTAAATATTATATTGCCAGAACAATTCCTTGTTGGTGGCATAATAGCCAAGTTGCAtccatcttggaggggctataaAAGGAAAATCATTCATAAGAACGAGGAGATTTCCTTGGatgaaattctcaaacacttaaGGATTGAGGATGAATCATGTTCTAGAGATAAGAACATGGAAGAGTCTAATGAAGAGACTTCTAAAACCATTATGGTGGCTAAACCTCCCAACAACGACAAATGCAAAGGAATTGGGAAGAATAAAGGCAAGGGTACAAACCCTTGGGACCTAAGAAGAATGAAGGTCAATTCAAGAGTTCTaaaggaccttgctttgtgtgtggaaagAATAGACATTTTGCAagggattgtaggttcaagaggaacaACAATAATGAGGCAAAGGTTAACTCAACCAAAGAAGAGTTAGTGGCAACACCAAGTGAGATTAATGCCATACATGGAAAGGTAaatggatggtggtatgatacttgtggtACCATCCATGTTACTTATGATATATCTTTATTCAAGACCTTTGGgacttcaaaggaagggcatgaaatccaaatgggtaacgagaaaaggtccaaggttgaaggcaaaGGTATAATTGATCTATTCTTCACTTTcgacaagaaggttctactcaccaatgttttgtatgtactggaaatgagtagaaaccttgtgagtgacaatttacttggcaaactgggaatcaaggttgtgattgATTCTGACAATCTTACTTTGTCAAAGGGGAATATTTTTGTGGGGAAGGGATATGCATGCGAtgacatatttaaactttgtacctCTATTGATAATATGAACAATAAAACTCCtagttcttcttgttatatgcttgactcaaattctattactttgtagcATGTTAGACTTACACATATaagatttagcacaattaaaagaacaattaaatGTGGATCGATTAATCGTGATAATTTTAAGCATGATAAGTGTGAACTATGTGTAAAAActaaaatggttaagaaacaTTTTTCTAGTGTTGATAGAAATTCTTACTTGTTAGCTTTGATACATAatgatttatgtgaactaaatAGCATGTTGACTAGATGaggaaatatatattttattactttcatagatgattgatctaggttcacatatgtttaCAGATATAAAGcgaaagttgaaaatcaattagaaaaaaaataaaggtgCTTATAAGTGATTGgagtggtgaatatttttcaaatgaattcaacttgttttgtgaagggcatggaataatacatgaatgtaccaccccatatactccacaacaaaatggtatatcggaaaggaaaaataaaacattTCTTGAAATGTTtaatgttatgctattacattcaaaattgagttttaatttatGGGGTGAAGCCTTGTTATATGCATGTCATATTTTAAATCATAtacccatgaagaaaaataatgtatctccatatgagttatggaaaggaaagaaaccaaatatTGTTTATTGCAAAGTGtaggggtgccttgcttattgcaagagcacagaTCCTAAAAGAACCAAGTtaggtccaagggctataagatgtgcatttgtgggctatgcctcaaataacaCCTATAAATTGTTAGACTtcgagtctaatgtgataattgaattaagAGAGGTTGAGttatttgagaacatgtcatgtgatGACAATAAATCAAAAGAACCTATTCaaattagagagcctcaagaTGAGACTACTAAAATTATTGGTGAGCAACCtttattgcctagaagaagccaaaggctcaaagacttgggatcaagtgagaattTCTCTCAAGTAGAGATACTGCATCTCATAGACGGAAATAATGAGGAAGTTACATGAcaatatccaatagtacttcaattAGAAGATGATctcaaaactttcaaagaagcaatgtccttaagagactctgctttttggaaggaggcaataaatgatgaaattgattcaattatgtctaaccacacttgggaattggttgaccttccaaaatGGTCCAAGCCAATTGGGTGAAAATgagtatttagaaagaaatatcataccgatggcaccatacaaaccttcaaggctaggttaGTAGCCAGAGGATTCAAACAAAGGGAGGGAATATATTACTTTGATACATATGCACTGGTAGCAAGAACTAcctctataagattgttgtttgtcttatcatctatatataacctttatgttcaccaaatggatgtcaaaaaggcattcctaaatggggatctcaaggaggagatctatatggaatAATTAGAggattttgttcttcaaggaaatgaacataaaatgtgtaaactttttttttggtgaataagaatcattgtattgctcaaaacAAGTCATGTACAATATAGTTCCTTCCTACCTCTATATTACTTACAATCCACATCTAACTTTACAAATTCTGGAACCATTCCTTATCCCTATTTTGTTTCCCTTTATACATTACAGCAAAATCTCAGTTTTAGTTCTCTCCTAATGACCTCCATTGTATGATCAACATGCCACATCTTCGAGGACCATAAAACCTGATTCCTGACTCTCCAAATATGATACACTAAAGCTGATACAGCAGCTATATAACAACTTCTCCTGAATTTAGTAATGTGTTTGGCTTTGGATATCCAACTCAATAATGCGAAATAGTCCCCTGTTTGAGCTCTGCAACCGATCCACTCTTTTAGTTTCACTAGACATAATTTGCTGTAATCACATTGAAAAAATAAATGTGATATCTCTTCATTATGCATCCCACACAGCAAGCACAGTTTATCCACTACCTGACCGTGACTATTAAGATAAGTTCTGGTTTTCAGCTTCTGATGTATCGTCAACCATAGGATGAACCTGTGTTTTGGTATATTGCATCTCTCCCAAACATATTTACTCCATTGGACCTTAGTTTGTTGATCATACAGTAATGCATGCCCCGAGTGTATTCCATATTTCACTGCTCTGAACACTGCTTCAACCATTCTTGCTCGAAAAAGTTCTTTAATTTCTACTATTTTTTTCCAGTACCAGCTGCAGCCTTGCTGAACTGAATATGTCCACCAGTCCTTATCTTTCATATATATGCTATGTATCCACTTCACCCATAAGTTGTCCTTTTTAGTTGTAATTGCCCAGAAATATTTCCCCAAGGCAGCTATATTCCATTCTATAATTTTCCTGAAGCCTAACCCTCCTGCAGATTTTGGACAACAGATAGTGGACCAAGCAACTGTACCTGGGCCGTGAGCTTCTGCAACTCCCTTCCATAAGAATGCCCTGCAAATTGCATCTATGTCCTTCAGTAACTTCTTTGGCAAGACCATGATTTGAGCCCAGTAAGAGTGAATGGATATTAAGACCGAATTGATCAAGATTGCTCTGGCACTATATGACAAATTCCTGGAACTCCATTGTCTAATTTTGGCCACCATTTTGTCTAGAATGATCCCACACTCAACCTTAGAAATCCTTTTAGAACAGATAGGAATGCCTAAGTATCTAAATGGTAATGTAGATCTTGAAAATCCTGAAGCAGCTAGTACTCTCTCAATCTCAGATTCCCTCATACCACTGCAATATATTGTAGACTTTGCCTCATTTGGAAAGAGTCCAGAAGTCGTGGAAAACAGCTTGAGACCTCTGAGCATCAAAAGTATAGAACTAAAGTCTCCATGGCTGAACAACAAAATGTCATCAGCAAAACATAAATGGTTCAACCTCAAAGTAGCACACCGATCATGATACTTATAACTAGGATGAGAACCAACCTTAATCATGATCCTAGATAAGTATTCCATACCAAGTACAAATAGTAAGGGGGATATAGGATCTCcttgcctcaatcctcgcttagCCTCAAAATTTCCATTTAATGAACCATTAATCATCAATGAAAATCTGGTAGTTCTCACACATACCATGATGAGCTGAATCAACTTCTGTGGAAATCGAAAACTAGTGAGCATTTCTTCAATAAAATCCCATTCGATGGTGTCATATGCTTTCCTCAAATCCAACTTAATTAGGCAACTTGGTTTACTGTTTTTCCTCCCATAGTGCCGAACCAGGTCTTGACATATCATAATGTTGTATGCTATAtatctaccatgaacaaaacCCCCTTAATTGTCTGCAATTAATTCAGGTAGCACCTTCCTTATCCTTGAACAAATCAACTTAGATGCAGCTTTGTAAATGACATTACAGCAGGATATAGGTCTGAAATCACTCACCGAATCTGGGCATATATGTTTGGGAATAAGTGTGATAGCTGTGTTATTAATTTCTCTAAGAATTTTACCTGAAGTAAGAAAGGATAACACAGCAGTAGTGACCTCCGAACCCACCAACCCCCAATTATCCTGGTAAAAAAAACTACCAAATCCATCGGGGCCTGGGGCTTTCAACCCTGGGATTGCAAATATCATGTTCTTAACTTCCTAAGCTGTGAACTCCCTTGTAAGCGCCTGAATGAGCCCTGTGTTTAGGACTGGTCCCAGCTTCATGATTGACCGTGACACCTTCTTCCTGCATACCATTACTGTCCCTAACAAGCCTTTATAATACTCTAAAAAAGCATTTGTTATAGCTGTAGGAGAGTCTACCCAATTCCCTGCCTCATTCTTGATGGATAAAATTCTGTTCTGAAGTCTCCTTGCCTTAAGTGAAGCATGAAAGATGTGAGTGTTTTCATCACCATTAATCATCCAAGAGGCTTTAGCTTTTTGTGCTAGGAAGCTCATGTAAGCTTTATGGTAAGACATATACTGTTCTCTACACATTTGCTCCTGAGAAATCAATCTGTCATTTAATGGCTCTTTTTGTAACTGCTCCCGAGTCTCCTTCAATACAATTCCTGCCTTGAATTCCAACTGTTGAATATCAGAAAAACCTTCTCTATTGATGTTCTTGAGCACCTGCTTTAACCTTTTTAGTTTTGACACTAGCTGGAACATTGGTGTGCCATCCACTGATAATTCCCAATTTGCCTTAAGTTTATTGTCATAACAGGGTGCTTCTTTCCACATACGAAAATAGCGAAATGGCTTCTTTTCTATCTGCAATTCCAACGTGACATGAACAAGGATTGGACAATGATCAAAGATCCCTTCTAGCAAAAATACAGCCTCTGAGTTAGGAAACTGATCAGTCCAATTTGAATTCACTAATGCTCTATAGATTTTGGAATAAACCCTCTCATCTGCTCTCTGCTTATTATTCCAAGTATAGTAACATCCAGAGAACTTCAAATCTTCTAGATGACAAGCTGATAGACAATCTGAAAATTTGCTTGAGAACTTCATAGAAGTTTTTTTGCCTATTCTGTCATGCATGAATAATATCTCATTGAAGTCGCCAACCACCAGCCAAGGGACATATATACTCCCAGCCAAACTTTGTAAATCATTCCAAAGGCTCTCCCTAGATGATGCATCATTATACCCATATACAAAAGTAATCAAGAAACTTCCTGTTCGATTAGGGACCTGTACTTGACAGTGGATTAATTGTGTTGTACATAACTTGATATCCAAAGTAAAGGCACTCAGATTCCAAGCAATTATTATCCTACCCTTATCAATCCAAGGGTTATTATTTGTGAAACACCATCCAGAAAACAGATTCATGTAAATAGACCCCATATTTTTATTCTTCACTTTTGTCTCGAGAAGACTAACCAAGCCAACCTTCTTTGACTGAATTAACTGTTTAATCTCTCTGTGCTTATGTTGACTGTTAATCCCCCGAACATTCCAAGTTAAAATTCTATCCATCTAGTATAGAGGGTCCTCCCCCCTCTCTTACTGTATTTCTCCTCTGTAAGATCTCCATTTCAGGGTCTCCCTCAAGCAGACAAAACTTGTTCTTCACACTCGTTGGGAGGACAGTAGAATCCTGTATCTTAATTCCCTTAGTAGCTGGTTGAAAACCATCAGGATCTACATTAACTTTGCTTACAGTTGGCGATGAAACCTTCTGTTTAGGGACCCATTCTTGCTTCACACCTTTACTCTTCCTGCAAACTTGTGCCTCGTGTCCTAATCCAGAACAATTCATACAGACAGTAGGCTTCCATTCATATTCCACGAAGATATCTACTTCTTGATCAAATTCATTCAGGAAACTGATTCGAGATGGAAATTCCTGTGTCATGGTCACTTCAATGAGGATTCTGGGATAAGCTAAGCGATCTCTGTTTTTAGTAATGGAATCCACTTGAATTGGCTTCCCAATCTGTCCCACTATCTTGAACAGAGACCTATCACCCCAGTATTTAATATCCAATCCTCCCAACTGTATCCAAGTTGGAACAGAATCAATATCTTCCTTGGTAAAATCATCAACTGGATTCCATGCCTTCATTATGAGAGGTTTATTCCCAAAGAACAGATATCCTCCCTCCAATATTCTATCTCTTACTTCCATTGTTGAAAAACGAATGATGAAAATACCAGATGAGAGAATGCCTACCTTATCAACCTGGTCCTTCCATAATCTCCTCACAAAGCCTTCTAGAATTCGGATTGGTGGGTTCGCACCCAGCACATAGCACATTAAAGAGGATTGCCAAAAATTCACCTCCTCAGCAATATCCTCAACATCAATTTTGACTCCAGAGGTCGTCTTCTGATCTATACCCTTCCCTGCGATAACCTTCTCTTTGTCTCCATTAGTAAAGCTATTAGTATAGTGAGTCTGTAAAATCGGAGATGGTACAGCCTTACCCATATGAACATCTTGCATAGCTTGTTTAGTAGCCGATTTCCAATCTTCAAC
The genomic region above belongs to Humulus lupulus chromosome 1, drHumLupu1.1, whole genome shotgun sequence and contains:
- the LOC133834205 gene encoding uncharacterized protein LOC133834205, encoding MGSIYMNLFSGWCFTNNNPWIDKGRIIIAWNLSAFTLDIKLCTTQLIHCQVQVPNRTGSFLITFVYGYNDASSRESLWNDLQSLAGSIYVPWLVVGDFNEILFMHDRIGKKTSMKFSSKFSDCLSACHLEDLKFSGCYYTWNNKQRADERVYSKIYRALVNSNWTDQFPNSEAVFLLEGIFDHCPILVHVTLELQIEKKPFRYFRMWKEAPCYDNKLKANWELSVDGTPMFQLVSKLKRLKQVLKNINREGFSDIQQLEFKAGIVLKETREQLQKEPLNDRLISQEQMCREQYMSYHKAYMSFLAQKAKASWMINGDENTHIFHASLKARRLQNRILSIKNEAGNWVDSPTAITNAFLEYYKGLLGTVMVCRKKVSRSIMKLGPVLNTGLIQALTREFTA
- the LOC133834214 gene encoding uncharacterized protein LOC133834214, producing MAKGTKVGGKGKLKSKGKKTGPTSADRVMKTRSMDAILGVQELELSEDEQGKGAERVCSDTLSPRSGICTNVEDWKSATKQAMQDVHMGKAVPSPILQTHYTNSFTNGDKEKVIAGKGIDQKTTSGVKIDVEDIAEEVNFWQSSLMCYVLGANPPIRILEGFVRRLWKDQVDKVGILSSGIFIIRFSTMEVRDRILEGGYLFFGNKPLIMKAWNPVDDFTKEDIDSVPTWIQLGGLDIKYWGDRSLFKIVGQIGKPIQVDSITKNRDRLAYPRILIEVTMTQEFPSRISFLNEFDQEVDIFVEYEWKPTVCMNCSGLGHEAQVCRKSKGVKQEWVPKQKVSSPTVSKVNVDPDGFQPATKGIKIQDSTVLPTSVKNKFCLLEGDPEMEILQRRNTVREGGGPSILDG